From Kryptolebias marmoratus isolate JLee-2015 linkage group LG15, ASM164957v2, whole genome shotgun sequence, a single genomic window includes:
- the LOC108234754 gene encoding uncharacterized protein LOC108234754 translates to MRDGFELNVLLRGLTLLLLSAACGASSLGLAVHVVPLDGDGGKTVRAHFTVITPSPCPDLSEVCAAGEDCEAHRTPLPYSYTKPSPGWCVRQWQKTVPSDYSAMLRLGPSAQFYVSINAEPKIRANNGKLNQPAYLALPPPLRARQNCPVDFHLSAKDLDGDKVRCRFARADKGECLSCTQHAFITLDEDKCILSFTGNAEPGHYFIYLMAEDLIPVPKISRVTDITPLSSVPLHLSLSVEEWTSSCSNEPKATDGTPEKHSVLFVMPFQEVKFSTNYKLDLESVLEVAAVGPPDLYRVGFVSIGPLATMTMAWVRSENNQTRLLPICFVSNTQSLQSELRCVWLYQRQMRTLPAGTELTCDNTEMTLVLPVTSFTGINLAELQLNSPTCPVSYNNTHLTAHIPLNGCGTKAVHSGSELVYTNTLKSVPPYSMIRRSPILMLPLACRIPGVQVRGPQYAVGVPTERETFGDLQVWIEFHLPGQGPLAKFTSKPRFRSNFQARKRRQAEIEPESKTARASGDNIVRAMELGSRVKQLDLYVMSNCSVDRAEMIVRDCTESDTKDFAESRPILKDGCMSSNSTLEVVTEKTNSKVYRLDMDAMATTGTTMYVQCNVHLCIATMPSDKCPDLCTRTGRSSTLVGSVFTSEYKIRSGPVSLVLTTAAPAVSTSGGAAPTILSTMPNTALTTETKTSSLTPKTTTKPITGTTIPPTSINTASNSTSRAPEMATAMTPGVILTAICIFFFK, encoded by the exons ATGCGGGACGGGTTCGAGCTGAACGTGCTGCTGCGGGGCCTGACTCTCCTCCTGTTGAGTGCGGCCTGTGGAGCGTCCTCTCTGGGGCTGGCCGTCCACGTTGTGCCTCTGGACGGCGATGGAGGGAAAACA gttcGGGCTCACTTCACCGTCATCACTCCCTCTCCTTGCCCGGATTTGTCAGAGGTGTGTGCCGCAGGGGAGGACTGCGAGGCCCACCGCACCCCGTTGCCCTACAGCTACACCAAACCCAGTCCTGGGTGGTGCGTCCGACAGTGGCAGAAAACCGTCCCCAGTGATTACAGCGCCATGCTTCGCTTAGG GCCCAGCGCACAGTTTTATGTCTCGATAAATGCAGAGCCCAAAATTCGGGCGAACAACGGGAAGCTCAACCAACCTGCTTACCTAGCTCTCCCTCCTCCACtcag GGCCCGTCAGAACTGTCCTGTGGACTTCCATCTGTCAGCGAAGGACCTGGATGGGGACAAGGTGCGGTGTCGCTTTGCCCGAGCTGACAAAGGAGAGTGCCTCAGCTGCACTCAGCATGCTTTCATCACGCTGGATGAG gacAAATGCATACTGTCGTTCACTGGAAACGCAGAGCCAGGGCATTATTTTATCTACCTGATGGCAGAGGACCTGATCCCTGTTCCCAAAATAAGCCGAGTCACAGACATCACCCCACTCAGCTCTgttcctctgcacctctctctCAGCG TGGAAGAGTGGACTTCCAGCTGCAGTAATGAACCAAAGGCGACAGATGGGACCCCTGAAAAGCACTCTGTGCTGTTTGTCATGCCGTTCCAGGAGGTGAAATTCAGCACAAACTACAAGTTGGATCTGGAGAG TGTTTTAGAGGTAGCGGCGGTCGGCCCCCCTGACCTGTACAGGGTCGGCTTTGTGTCAATCGGCCCCTTGGCGACGATGACCATGGCCTGGGTCCGCTCTGAAAACAACCAGACTCGTCTTTTGCCCATTTGCTTCGTTTCAAACACCCAGAG TTTGCAGTCCGAGCTGCGATGCGTGTGGCTGTACCAGA GGCAAATGAGGACTCTGCCTGCTGGGACAG AGCTGACGTGTGACAACACGGAGATGACTCTGGTGCTCCCTGTCACCTCCTTCACTGGCATCAACCTGGCTGAACTGCAGCTCAACAGCCCCACCTGCCCCGTCTCCTACAACAACACACACCTAACTGCACACATCCCTTTAAACGGCTGCGGCACAAAGGCGGTG cacTCTGGTTCCGAGCTGGTTTACACCAACACTTTGAAAAGTGTGCCTCCTTACTCTATGATCAGGCGCAGTCCCATCCTCATGCTGCCTCTGGCCTGCCGGATCCCAGGAGTCCAGGTCCGAGGACCACAGTATGCTGTTGGCGTGCCTACAGAGAGGGAGACCTTTGGCGACCTTCAAGTTTGGATAGAGTTTCACCTCCCAGGACAGGGGCCCCTGGCAAAATTCACATCCAAGCCCAGATTTCGCTCCAACTTTCAGGCAAGAAAACGGCGGCAGGCAGAAATAGAACCAGAAAGCAAAACCGCCAGGGCCTCTGGTGATAATATTGTCCGGGCCATGGAACTGGGATCCAGGGTCAAGCAGCTGGACCTCTATGTGATGTCCAACTGCAGCGTGGATCGAGCTGAGATGATAGTGAGAGACTGCACTGAATCTGACACCAAGGACTTTGCAGAGAGCCGACCTATCTTGAAAGACGG ATGCATGTCGTCCAACAGCACACTGGAGGTCGTCACAGAAAAGACTAATTCCAAGGTTTACCGTCTTGACATGGATGCAATGGCGACCACTGGAACAACG ATGTATGTCCAGTGCAACGTCCATCTGTGCATCGCCACCATGCCTTCTGATAAGTGCCCTGATCTGTGTACCCGCACCGGCCGCTCGTCAACCCTGGTCGGAAGTGTGTTTACCAGCGAGTACAAAATCCGCTCTGGACCCGTGAGTCTTGTGCTCACCACCGCTGCTCCGGCGGTGAGCACGAGTGGTGGTGCTGCTCCTACAATACTCTCCACAATGCCAAACACTGCTCTGACTACTGAAACCAAAACTTCTTCGCTAACTCCCAAAACAACTACGAAACCGATTACAGGAACTACTATACCACCTACTTCAATAAATACTGCATCAAATTCTACATCACGTG